A segment of the Trifolium pratense cultivar HEN17-A07 linkage group LG7, ARS_RC_1.1, whole genome shotgun sequence genome:
AAAGACTGTGTAACTATTATTtaattacatttaaaaaattatgtactAATTATAACAATGTTGAAGgagtttaagaaaaaaaaagtctaggATTCGATTTCTGCCTACTAACTAACATTTTCTCCACCCTTCTAGCAATATGTACCGAAAGGAGTAACAACTAACATTtgcctattaaaaaaaaattacatttaagaAATATTGATGACATGTTTGGATGACGTGaaagtagtttttttatttttaatgacaaatataatataaagaaaatatcaaAACGATCAAAGTACAAAGAACACCAGAGATATACAAAAAGAgcaaactaaaaacaaaaatataaaatcagttAAACAcaacaataaagaaaaatttgaaatagtGACAAGACGGCCGCTTCATAATGATAGTGAAACCAACCAGAAAAAGAGAAACGATATGCATCACACCACTGAACCGGGCCTCAGGCGAACAAACATCCACAAGCGAGGCAACCACACATTCCACTACCGGCACCATCAGAAGATGGGTTGCACAACCCACTCATAATCAGAGCAAATGTTACCAGAACTCTTAACATAAAAccatttccaaaagaaaaattgaatcaTATCTATCAGTTGCTCAACGTCCACTATGTTATCGGAAAAACAAGATAATTTCTAAATtctcttacattttttttcaaaaaaaaaaattatgttacatttaaacaaaagttaattaagaaaaaaaatattactccataaaaataaaaatactctaAAATTTTacgtaaatataataagtttaGGAAAATTCTTTTAGAGTATTTAAATTCCAAATTACTTCTTCCTAACCCCAtagttaattttatatttttctattaatccatttcattttcataatatcaacatGTAGTAGTGGTTGttggataaaataaaatatattttcagaaGCATGCTTCAATTGTTTTCCACCGTCTTTTTCGGTTTTTCCTCGTCCCCCGATTTTGGTTTCAAATATATCATACACTATTCTAATTCATCGTTCACACTCACCACCACCAAACAAAACACATTATAAAAACGTTAAAACTTTATTTGTGTTACATTACATCATATATAATTCATTGTGTTGTTAGTTAGAAAAAGTGTCATGGAATTTTCATCAAAAGAATATATAAAAGTGTCATGGAAGTAACTAAAATTATTTAGAGCCATATAATATAGAGACAAAGATTATGTGGAAGTAAGAAGTGGGAATGCCATGCTCTTTTCTTAACATAAATGCCAATACAAACAACAAATACTACTGTGGATGTTGTTTTGCCTTAGGATGTTTGATATTGCATTGTGATAAGTTCTTAtttgctttttgttttttctttgttttctttgacTCATCTGAATTTGACCAGTCAATTTCCAACATGTTACCCCACCCAAAATATATCCATGCCCCACAAGTCACAACTTACTTTAGTATATGTTCTTCAACATTTGGTTTAATTAACACATTattatacaaaattaaaatgtggcaaaaaaaaaaattttaaccTTAACTCAGATGGTAGGGACATCCTATTATATATGCAGTAGTTGAAATTTAAGTTCCAGACACTctatttattcatctttaaggtaaaaattttaaccaatatactaattaaaaaaaaatagttatagaAATTTAGAAGCGAAAATATGGGATTAATTGTTATGACCTAATTTGTGATGAGTCCACCAATTTGTTAGTGGTTAAAATCCACTAATatatcaaaattcaattttgaatAAGCTTCTAATTCGAATTATATGCAATTGTGTTTGCGTTTGTGCTCCAACTAAAACCCAAAGTAGTGGTCTCATTAAGGAATTAGGGTTCATTATAAATCAGGAGtatgtttataattttattgCTTAACGTTCAATTTGATgatcacttttattttattttaactttaacCTTTTCTATTAGTGTAATTATCTTCAAATTTAAATCATAATCATTCATCCATGCATTttcaaacacttttattttcaatcagCATAAAACAACAAAGAGTGATCTAGACCAAAAGCTAAATTTTCATAGGATCCAAAGGACATCATATAGTGGAATCAATCATTGTTTGCTAATTAATTTCCACAAAGTACtccaaattaaaaatagtaaaattaattaattaaacatgaAAATACTTTTGTTAGCATAGTTTTTCCCGCCATCCATTCCAAGATTCCTACCCTGAAAATACCAGTGGAGTCATTACACCtaatttaggaaaaaaaatattaaaggtATATTGTACTAtgttattgtttatatatacaTAAACTATAGAttactttatctttttttgaggggtaaaaaaacacacaaaaccTATAAAAGTCCCTATGATTTCTTATTTTGTTGAATTGGTGACTTATCTATGATCACATGCAGTATACATTTTTAATCCAATTTACGGGATTTGAACAAAATCATAGCTAAGATATGTTAGGTCAGGGATCATATTTTGGGTGGATTGCATGTTCATCTATTCTTCGTAACAAGGACTTAAAAAATGCCATATGCATTTAAATTTggcttaaaaaattaaatgaaatgatGGCTATTAACTTTTCTCTAagtattttgattaaataatgaGTCCTGGATACAATTGTACTAGTACTAGTAATtgtttatgtataaaaaaaagaagagatgGTACTTTTTTCAAACAGCTAAACGACAAATGAAGCGTCATGTACTATGAGGAATTATAATCATCTAatcaatttattaattaattttttcaaaagaaaatcatcCAATCAATGTAGATTAAACGAAGAATGTTTCTGAGGCAAGTTGCAGATGATCGGAGAGAATAAAATGTGCTCTCACACCTTTTAATAGGAGAATACATGACAAATTTAATGTAAGGTCTACTATACCCTTCATAATTTAGCAATATTCATCCagcaaccaataaaaataagtcatataagtatttttttatgtGGTACTCACGACTAATTTGTATTCTCTAATCTTTCATCATgttgaaattatattttgaacaaTCTGATGATCTGGGTTATATTGTATCACTGCACATAGTCATCTATACATGAGATTTTGGATCTCAAATTAAAATcacatgatttatattttaaattttgatcaaACGAACAAGATGTTCGCAATCTCGCTACACACAATTCATACcgcatcatgaatattttgtttttgatcaaGTAGCCTaactagtgactagaaatttcactttaaaggtgaataaattgAGTGTTCAGAGTTCGAACTTCAGCTCTTGTATATATAGTGCGATATTCCTaacaactgagttaaactcacgagTAGAtcgcatcatgaatatttagatAGTATTAAGATGATGTAATTTGTCTCTTAATTACTAGTATTTAAAAGGTAAAAGAATATAGAGATATTTGATACACATACTGTATTAAGATATGCAATTTTCTACTACTTCTCTATACTACCTAGTATGTGTATGAATGCCGTTGCTAGATTCTTTGAAATACTAAAACAATATGATCCATTAATTTATGAGTTTTTTTAGAATGACATTGATTTTGGTGTGAACTGACTACAGTAGGAAATTATGTctgttgaatgaaaaaaaagcACAAGAGTTGGATTGAATAAAGTGGAAGTTAAGACAAGTCACTGATGAGTGTACTGTATACAGATTATTATTGATCATGATCAGTTTTGGGTATAAAGGGACCACAGTCACCCAAATTGAAGGACCAGAAAACCCCAACCCAAGTAAAGCAAAATTAATTGATCATGAATTTGAGTCATTGAGTGAGTATAATTGGTTGATTAATTGGTGAGGTGGCTAGTATCActatgaatgaataattgtaCATGTGTGTGCATGAGCCACAACGTGTTTCATGTAATAAGTTAAGTGTGTGTTTGGTGTTAAGAGGGAATTCTTAAGAATTATGCTGTTTCATGTTGGGTTTGAATCCGGCTCTccttgcatatataataattcaatATTTCTGGCAAGTGAGGTAAACTCATGtgactgtaaaaaaaaattctattttagTAAATAGTGTATtgaagattaattttataattatttttgagaaaatttaGACTTAATAGTCGGTACTATTTTGAGGTCATACTAAACTCTTGCTTATTGAGTTAACACAATTCAGTATAAGTaacacaattttgataaattaatagtGACAAAACTCACGTATTTTAAGTgtgaaaaagtaaaaaatttagtGTTTAAATCTTAATGCATTTAATAATGTTTCTGGTAACTATTCCTTAacttaatcatattattaggaTATTACGTAGAATGAAGCATGtcacaaaatatataaagaGATTATAAATAGATTAGCATTGGCAATTTAGTATGTGAATTCATTTAGGGGAGTGTGTGAATAGATGAATGAATGCACCAAAATAGATGAAAGATATGAAGAAGACCAAGATTAAGATTTAAGATCTGCTGTTATTCGTCAGTCGTAGGTGTCACTTTCCTTGTCACCAACCATCATTACCAATCCACATCATCCAGACATTCAACAAACGACTGAGATTAATTAAATTGTCATTGTTCATTACTTGGACCCCACCCATCATCATGCCTATCCTTAACTAAACAATATTCTCACTCCTTCTTAGACCAAATCTTTGTTTTTCTTCGTGTCCAACCAAAGCATTTTATTAAGGTTAAATTTACGAACGAACTCATACAATTCGAGTATTATTAACATAAAAATGATAATgtaacaaattcaaaatgaccGGAATATTCATCAATATACCATTCCAACCCCGAGTAAGTAGAAGGTGGCTCCGTTACAGTCGTTTGGGGAGAGAGATAAGGCACATGCACATTTTGGATGAACCGCACGATGTTGAGCTCCTGTCCTGAGTTGGTGAAAGCGCCCGGTGGCAATAGTGAGTTGCCTTAGTCGAGATTAAAAATAACGTGGAACTGTGCACATATTTAACAGCAGCTGATCTAGATCTGAATAGGAGATTTGCATCCCAAGGTAGTAACAAAAATGTGAATTAAGCAATGAGTTTACGATGCAGTAGTACTAATTTTTGGGGGTGAGAAAATGGGGCAGCGGTCCATAAGATGAGGGTGAGACAGCAAGTGGTGGATGTGTGGGGACCTAGCTGGCTGGCTAGTCATGCAAGTGTAGGACCCATCCCTCCACTAACAGTTGCTTCCATCCACTGACCCATTGGAGACAAGACAACTAACAAAGCAGAGGTTTTTCTTTCAACTATAGAGTTGCTTCGTATGAAACCGTTCTTCACAACTAGAGctaattcaatttttctatattatttataaatgtatCATAATTTTATTCATCAATAGTGTACCgatacatatttaaataagaatagtattcacaatttttaaaaagaagagagtggttatttttttttgaaattttatttcggACTCAAAGACAAATAATCTATACAAGTTCACAGTATGGTTTAATGATGTCGGAACAAAATTTACATTGAAAGAATTTAAAATAGAGATTCGAAGAGAAACATACTTTGAGGTATGCAATCTACATAAATTGACATCAAAAGAATTTTaaatacttaaaaataaaaaaaatgacaaacttCAAGGAAAGTCATACATAATTGTAGATCACGAGTTCAAACACAAATAAAGATATTCAATCTAACAATATCGATATTATAAGTTCAGTTAAATCTTACATAAACATATTTGAATTTCTTATTTAATTAACGAGTCTTGCTAACTAATACCTCattaacattaattaataaaactaaaataaaaacattctcaatattttaaaaagataggttatataagttttaaaattattttattatattttaattttcaccaCAAGTTTAATATGGTTCGGAGGTTAGTTCtatcatcaagtggttccagcctcATCCCAATCCCatttgcggggatcgaaccatgGTCCCCCACCAAATTCAGcttcaatcaccactaaactaaTTAACGGTTAATATTATATTTGCTTCTTTAGCTAATATCTTAGAAACGCCGGTTagtatttttgttaattaattagcAATTTATCTCCTTGTGCAAGGCAACCTCATAGATCCAAGATTTTAAATTTGCAGTCCGCATCCGCAATTGTGGCCGCAGTATTATTGATGCGGTAGCTTCTGCAATCGCATCGCACCGCAATTGcagtgtgatcttaattcacgtgtacgaCCACATCAGAAGCCGCATCAGATGTTTTCGACgatgttcgttcaaattttctcaccaaaaaatttaatttatgaacttcaaatcataatttgtgtcaaatctaatgaaaaatcttaattTAATGATCTCTCGACAGTGTATTTTAAGAACATTCAAATTAGTGTTTATCGAATAGACTAAGACTATACaatggtggataaatagtgtagttacatagtagtttcattatatatagcttgtgaattttcaaaatgatttcacgtcGCAACAGCAGCCACATTGCGCGCTGCAGCATCCGGAATAAACGCAATCGCAACATCCGCGACCGCAACCGCATCCGCGACcgcaactgcaatttaaaatcTTGGATAGATCTATCATGATCTTATGTACGGCAATAACATTCTCTCTCTCTTGGGATTAGGATTACCTATTATATATACCTACCTACACAACACCTGTGCTTCCATTACCAACCTCATTTTGGATTTTTCACTTACATCTATCTATCTTTCTTTCATTCTCTCTCTTTATTGCTCCATTGCTTACTTTCTTCTCtcttcctttcctttttcttcttctttttcctcATTCAGTATCACtccaaacacacaaaaaaacatTCTAACTCATTCTTATTGTGTATGGATATAATGGATCCTTCTTGTGGACAAACTCAGGTAGGATTCATCATTATGCATAGCTAGCTACCTACCTAATTTCAACATCATTTTCTTCATGGTTTTTCCTTTATGCTTCATGTAGTTTTTATGTTAAATGATAAATGTTAATATTATGTTTATTTCATGTGATTAATTATTATGTTTGAGGGTATTCCtaattttgtgttttaattCCTTCTCATGTGAGTAGTTTTTAAGTATTGGGAAAATTAGTGATTTACACCAAATCTATATGCTTTCTACAAATTTTGAGAgttttgttctttgttttcttATATATGTAAATACATGTTATGTTATTCATGTCTTCTCTCTTCAAGTTGGAAATTTGAAGTTAGGGCAAGTTAATTAACTTTACCATCTTcatcttttaattaattgtttgaTTACTTATGACAAATTACATAAATTGCTAATTTTACATGTGCTAAGTGCTTGTAGTATATACATGTTTTTAAGAGTGAtgaattaaatttcttttttattttttaatactagtaaagttgttaattttttttattacttcatttttattttttatttctcacTTTCCAACATTAATTCTCTatatttaattgtatattttgtACGTGTAATGCATATGTGTATGAATGTTGCATAGATCGCCTATAAATTGGATCGGCGATCTATGCAAAATTATTCGTCTCTAATTATGTTACTAAATGTTAAAGCAAGTATTCAAGTACTAAAATTagaatccaattttatttttttatgttttaatttcttTAGATAATAGAATTTAGTGTCATATTTGATATGTACTAATGTTGAGGATTTGATTATTTTGCAGCAAATGTCAAGCCAATCATCAATGGAAAACATGTTAGGTTGCtcaaaagaagaacaagaaagaaaaCCAAAACCTCAGCCAGAACATGCTTTGAATTGTCCAAGATGTAACTCAACCAATACCAAATTTTGTTACTACAACAATTATAGTCTTACTCAACCAAGATACTTTTGCAAATCTTGTAGAAGATATTGGACAAAAGGTGGAACATTAAGGAATGTTCCGGTTGGTGGTGGATGTCGAAAAAACAAACGATCATCATCGTCTTCGTCTTCAAAGAGGGTCCAAGATCAAAACCAAACATTCACACCTAATCTTAACCCTTTTAATAATCTTCCTCTTTCATCTTATGATCATAATTCCAATGATTTTGCATTAGCATTTGCTAGGCTTCAAAAACAATCATGTGGACAAATGGGTTATGATGATAATGATCTTTCAATTTTGGGTAATCCTCAAAATCATGGATTTATGGATGCAATTAGAAGTGGATTATTTCTTGGAAATGGATTAcattataataataatgttcAAAACATGTATGGTGGGTATGGAAATGGAGGAGATAATGGTGAAGTGAATAGTTGCAACAACAATAGCAACAATGCTTGTGGGGTTAGTGAAGAAATGATGTTTCCTTATGATCAAGAAATGAACAATTGCATTGCAACAACTAACATGAAGCAAGAACAAAGTGAAAGTAAGGTTTTTGGTGGGTTTCCATGGCAACTAAATGGAGGGACAAACATGGTTGAACTTGAATCAACAAGAGCAAGTTGGAATAATGGTTTCACATCTCCTTGGCAAGGACTTCTTCATAGTCCCCTAATGtagaatcaaaatatatcatATGGTTCTAAATTGTGTTTGCGATTGTGGTTGCGGTTGCGGTTACACTGCAAATCATGACAAAGGCCGTTAATGCGGCTGAAATTGAGATTACAATGTTGGAGGAAGCACCGAAATCTTAATATTGCAGCCGAAATTGCGACTCTGACAGCaatttagaatttatttatttaatttcgtCTAATGTTTAACTAAAATATATTGGTCTTGGTTAATTAAACTTTCATTAATCCTCTTGAGTAGTTTTAAGTTAATAGAGATTTTGATTATGAAAATTGAATCAAATCTCTATTCTACCTTGTTtgcttgtatttttttttctccctttgtTTTAGTTTATCTAAGATGTCACATTTTTTTGTACGACTGTCTTATTGTAATATTAATGAATagattataattaaatttgagATATGTTTGATTGCTACCAAAATCAATGAATATGGAATGAACTATTTAATTTATGTACATAAAGCATGGT
Coding sequences within it:
- the LOC123893983 gene encoding dof zinc finger protein DOF2.1-like, whose amino-acid sequence is MDIMDPSCGQTQQMSSQSSMENMLGCSKEEQERKPKPQPEHALNCPRCNSTNTKFCYYNNYSLTQPRYFCKSCRRYWTKGGTLRNVPVGGGCRKNKRSSSSSSSKRVQDQNQTFTPNLNPFNNLPLSSYDHNSNDFALAFARLQKQSCGQMGYDDNDLSILGNPQNHGFMDAIRSGLFLGNGLHYNNNVQNMYGGYGNGGDNGEVNSCNNNSNNACGVSEEMMFPYDQEMNNCIATTNMKQEQSESKVFGGFPWQLNGGTNMVELESTRASWNNGFTSPWQGLLHSPLM